A single window of bacterium DNA harbors:
- a CDS encoding metal-dependent hydrolase, whose translation MTAVTHQLTALTVASWLLVVYPQNGGPVLATIALIAVMVGALTPDLDQPAANLGNRLLGAKVVGRIANKFSGGHRHFTHSILGLLAIGYGLHWIINHWLAPNLVIGAQLVWWAFMGGYASHIIADTFTDRGVPWLWPLPWHFQLPPGPNVFRVTTGSFVELFILRGALLIVLVIIIRSNLTLFLNFWK comes from the coding sequence ATGACTGCCGTTACGCACCAACTTACTGCTCTTACTGTCGCGTCCTGGCTACTCGTTGTCTATCCACAAAATGGTGGACCGGTTTTGGCTACTATTGCCCTGATCGCCGTGATGGTTGGTGCACTTACCCCGGACCTGGATCAGCCGGCCGCGAATTTGGGAAATCGGCTGTTGGGCGCAAAAGTAGTTGGTAGGATCGCTAATAAATTTTCCGGTGGACATCGGCATTTTACGCATTCAATTTTGGGTCTTTTGGCGATTGGCTACGGATTACATTGGATAATTAATCACTGGTTGGCGCCAAACTTGGTAATCGGCGCCCAGCTCGTGTGGTGGGCGTTTATGGGTGGCTACGCAAGTCATATTATTGCCGATACGTTTACTGATCGCGGTGTGCCGTGGTTGTGGCCGCTGCCTTGGCACTTTCAATTACCTCCAGGACCGAATGTGTTTCGTGTAACAACCGGAAGTTTTGTGGAACTGTTTATTTTGCGTGGGGCGCTACTTATCGTGTTAGTCATAATAATAAGATCAAATCTGACGTTGTTTCTGAATTTTTGGAAATAG
- a CDS encoding YggT family protein has translation MDSSYNSSTTKPLFRGTQVVWYILGIIEILLAFRFIFKLLGANPAAGFSSFIYGVTYIFATPFLSVFRSSRIVEGSLFEWTTLLAMFVYWVIAAGIIKLFSMGRTVSTPEAAEKMDEQETK, from the coding sequence ATGGATTCATCATATAATTCTTCAACCACAAAGCCATTATTTCGCGGGACGCAGGTAGTCTGGTATATTCTCGGAATTATCGAAATATTGTTAGCTTTTCGTTTTATCTTTAAATTGTTGGGGGCGAATCCCGCGGCGGGCTTTTCCAGTTTTATTTACGGTGTTACCTATATTTTTGCCACGCCATTTTTGAGCGTCTTTCGCAGTAGCCGAATTGTTGAAGGCAGTTTGTTTGAGTGGACAACTTTGCTCGCGATGTTTGTTTATTGGGTGATCGCGGCGGGTATCATCAAACTATTTAGTATGGGAAGAACCGTTTCTACGCCGG